In the Ornithinimicrobium pratense genome, ACGTCCTGTCCCTGGTCGCACTGCCGCTGATGCTCATCCTGGGGGCGTGGGTGACCTGGCAGGCCTTCGACGAGGTCGGTGGCCTGAGCCCGATGCTGGACATTGAGCCGACGGAGAGCATGGGCCTGGCCGTGGCGGTGACCATCATCGTCGGCACCTTCGCCTCCGGCGGCACCCAGGCGCCGAACTGGACCCGGTTCGCCAAGACGCCCGCGGCAGGCCTGTGGACCTGCATGTGGGCCTTCCTCGCAGCCCAGCTGCTGATGCTCTTCTCCGGCGCGATCGGCGCGATCGCCTACGGCGAGGGAGACTTCGTCGTCGTCCTGTTCAACCTGGGCCTGGTCACCTGGGGTCTGCTCTTCCTCGTGGCGAACATCTGGACCACCAACGACAACACCGCCTACAACGTGGGCGTCGCCGGCGCCGAGCTGTTCAACGTGCGGACCCGGCGACCCTTCGTCGTGGCCGGTGTCGTGCTCGGCACCGTGCTCGCGGTCACGGGGATCTACGACTCCCTGGTCGACTACCTGGTATGGCTGGGCATCCTCATCCCGCCGCTGGGCGGGGTCATCCTCGGTGACCACCTGGCCCGCCTGCGGCGCGGCTCCGGGCAGGAGGTCACCCTGCACATCCCCGGAGTCCGGTGGAGCAACATCGCGGTGTATGCCCTCGCCTCCCTCGCCGCCTGGACCGCCAACGAGACCGGCTTCTTCATCCCGCCGGTGGTGGGCATGCTCGTCGCCTTCGCCGGGGCCGTGGGGGTCCAGGCCCTGCGTCGGCGCTGACAGACCGGTGGGTTCGGCGCCCGGTTGTCCCTATCCGGGCGCCGAGCTCACCTCTGTCTGGGCCCGCCCTGCTCGACGGCAGGATCTCTACTCGACGTCGGAGCGCTGGAAGCGCAGCAGCGCCAGCCCCAGGGTGAGGACCAGCAGCGTGGACAGCACGACCGCACCCTGGGCGAAGCTGACCACGTGCGTTGTGGGGGTGCAGGAGACCGTAATGTCGTCGCAGAAGGTCGGCCACTGCACCCAAGTCGTGCCGTGCTCGACGAAGGCCTCGAGGTTGGTCCCGAGCAGCCAGCGGGTCCAGGAGGGGTAGAGGCCGCGCAGGATCCCCTCGGCCAGCACCAGGTAGCCGACCATGAGGCCGAGCACCACCGCGCTGTGCCGCACCAGGAAGGCGGCGCCAGCGCCGAACGCGGCCGCCGCCGCGGCCAGCCCGACGACGCGCAGCGCCATCCAGCCCATCGAGACCCACTGCGCCCCGCTGAGGCCGTCGTCGATCCCGTGGTAGCGGAAGACCGCGGGAACGCCGATCAGCACCAGCCCCAGCCCGACGCCGGCGATCGGGATCCCGGTCAGTGCCGCGGCCACGACCTTGGCGCTGAAGACGGGCAGGCGTCGGGGCAGGAAGGT is a window encoding:
- the codB gene encoding cytosine permease — its product is MSETTSRTTETFDISVDPDYPVTPVPRSARKTTFSLAIVLVGFTMFTPTMLAGAQVGAGFSFLPLMGVLLLGSLVLGIYVSALGWLGARTNLSTAMMARTSFGQGGAKLSSLLLGGTQIGWYGVSVATLALLTGQALGWDSDASVRWLMVASGLVMGITAYIGYKGMYVLSLVALPLMLILGAWVTWQAFDEVGGLSPMLDIEPTESMGLAVAVTIIVGTFASGGTQAPNWTRFAKTPAAGLWTCMWAFLAAQLLMLFSGAIGAIAYGEGDFVVVLFNLGLVTWGLLFLVANIWTTNDNTAYNVGVAGAELFNVRTRRPFVVAGVVLGTVLAVTGIYDSLVDYLVWLGILIPPLGGVILGDHLARLRRGSGQEVTLHIPGVRWSNIAVYALASLAAWTANETGFFIPPVVGMLVAFAGAVGVQALRRR
- a CDS encoding ABC transporter permease subunit, which produces MTRLVRVELRRILARRVLVLAVLAAAVVALMAVFGVHQLSVSINDQRAHAQNYVEEARSYWEPSSLEDYQACVRDQARARQETGQGEVDFGCEQMRRPPVLEDFMPVSPSMEGQYRELLGYLVYPFLFLALAAGSTSVAAEFTHRTMGSWLTFLPRRLPVFSAKVVAAALTGIPIAGVGLGLVLIGVPAVFRYHGIDDGLSGAQWVSMGWMALRVVGLAAAAAAFGAGAAFLVRHSAVVLGLMVGYLVLAEGILRGLYPSWTRWLLGTNLEAFVEHGTTWVQWPTFCDDITVSCTPTTHVVSFAQGAVVLSTLLVLTLGLALLRFQRSDVE